The Tursiops truncatus isolate mTurTru1 chromosome 20, mTurTru1.mat.Y, whole genome shotgun sequence DNA window AAGCtgctgaactgaaaaaaaaaaaaagtctggtaaACAGGGATCAGAgaaagcattttatataaatatgcataaaataaatgtacaagaactttttaaaaaacagttcatATCAGTCAAGTATTATCTTTGCAAGCCACCTGAAACATGCAAATAGCTTTATTATATATAGAACTGTTCTGTGTAAAggttactacacacacacacagagtcctcAGGCTTTCGGGtatgtaaataaaacaatgtgtTAAACCTTCAGAAAATCGTACCAGCTGCCGTCATTCTTTCAAGATCAGTGAAAGCATGGAGCGCATACTCTAAGAATATCATAGCTCCTGAGGGAAGAGTTTCTATATGTCCTCATTCACTGGCAGTGAAACCAGCCAAATGTAATAAGCGCATAAAAAATCCTGAAAGGCTGCCTCGAGCCTTAAAATCTGATATGAAAATAGAGGACCAGGCAAAACAGATAAAAGATACCATCATACTTTAAAGTCAATTCCAGTTATTTCTGTAAAAGGGCTTGTTGGGATTATTTTTAGAGAGCTCATGGACAATTTCAAAGAGACACAGGGGCAGAGCTAAACGGACAgaatagaagacagaaaagaaaaacacacacacaccaaaacaaaTGACAAACCCTTTTCTTGTTAGTGGCTTTTATAAGTATCCTAACTGATTTGGAGGAAAACAGGGGAGAAAAATCTACAGATAGATGCTAATTTGTGTGGCCCAGAAAATATAGCTTTTATTGGTCTTTACATGTTTTATCTGAGCAAGTACCTTTCTTAAGTTTAGGATAATTAGTAATCTATTCCctgaattaaataaaactaatatgtgaaaatactaatttataaaaatgaaatggagaaagtTATCTTATGGAAGAAAGTTATTTCGTAAGAATTCCACCTGACAACACGAAATAAGCAAGTACCTTATACGTGAATTTAAACCAGGATTTGATTCAACTTTTCAGAAAACtgtttattacattaaaaaggCACAtctggaatggataaagatgtggtacatatacacaatggaatactactcatccataaaaaagaatgaaataatgccatttgcagcaacatggatgcaactagagattatcctactaaataagtcagaaaaagaaagacaaataccatatatgtggaatctaaagtatcacacaaatgaacctatctacaaagcagaaacagactcacagacatagagaacagacttgtggttaccaaggtggggagagagggatggactgggagtttggggttagtagatgtaaactattacatttagaatggataagaAGGTCTtactgtagcacagggaactattcaaTGTCccgggataaaccataatggactTAAAGTCCAACacagactcaaaaaaaaaaaaaaaaacaaaggcacatCTGTACTTCAGCTTATTTTAGAAGACACCTTCCAGATCTCAAGTGATCGCAGGCACACCAACTCTTGGTGTGCTAACAGTAACGGGAGAAAACATGCTGGAAAGTgctgtttttaaagcattttctatACATTACTTCATGCCTCATTGTTAGCACATCCAAGGTGGACACAATTAGACAGAATCGGACGAGCTCTCAAATAATCATCAGTGAGAAACTATACAACACCCAAAAGCAGCAAACCGAAAAATATTAAAGAGCACAAAATGGGTAAGTGTTATAGCACGGGAACTATTACAGTAATAAGACAAGACGCGGCTGACCTTCTCTTTTAACTCCCCAAGATAAGCAGTGCTTTGTCCAAGGATGGCCTCTGCAGACTCCTGGAAACATGTGACCCACTGATTCTCTTGAAAGTCAGCAATATTTACCTAAAAAACACAACTTTACGTtatttcagcaaagaaataatgaaaggaaGACACACTAAGGAGACAGGGAGATTAACTTTTTCtactcattaaaataatttccaggGAAAAAACCCATTTCCACTATATATGCCATATTCTTTCCAAAGAACGTAAAAAGTATCCAAGAAAGAAGCTCCAAATGTAAGTCTGGATCACAGCAGGAACAcgatgtggtgtgtatgtgtgatttCAGATCTCAGCGGAGATACAGCCCAACTAAACTCTCCTTCAGACACAGAATCTGGACACAAGGGACTCAGTGGCCGTCCAGCCACAATGGCCTTTGGACTAAAGGTTTTGAACAAGCCACCAAAGTCCTCTGCATTTTAAATTGTACATCCTTCAGTCACCAGGAGGCACTCCATAAGACAGCTCTCAGTCACTGCTGGCATCCCAGACAACTGGAAAGCCTGAACTAAAGACAGTGCCAGGCACTTGGTAGGCACTCAAGAAACACCACAGTGGTCCTCATCCACCCATTCTACTTACTGACAGGATCATGCGGTACTTGAAATTGGGAAATTCACTGTCACACTTCTCGCAGCGGTACAATCCATTCTGTTGATCAATCACTTTCTTATTGCAGTCCTGAGTTGGGCAGGCCTGGTACATACAGTTCTCTTTGCGAAGATACACCACTGTCGCCACAGAGCTAAAATAGTCGGGCTTCAGCAGAAAAGAGTGACATGAGACACAGAGCACAGGCCTATGTTCAGGACTGGACTTGCCCTTACACATGAGGGGTAAGTGTTTACATATTCTAATTCTCATGATCACAATGTGATTACTGGGAATAATTCATTCTACAGTTTTAGAAGTCACTTGTGCTGATTATAAAACCCATGAAGGTAATAAGCCAAGTTATAAAGCATATTATTccttaataataaaagaattaattCTAAATTagactaaattaattaaaactgaaaCAGATTATATGAAAGACAAAGACTTCAAGAGACAAAGACGTGTTCCTCCTGTTCCTCTGCCCCTGCAAAGGTAACAGAACCAGGAAATACAGAGGAATGCAGTAAAATCTAGCAGTTATGTTCAACCATTCCTCCCacattaaaaacaacagcaatgatTTCTAGCGTCTAGATTCAACCTTCTCTCTATTTGGCCAGGTGTCAGCAAGCTTTTTCTGTACAAAGCTAGACAGTAACTAATTCAGGCTTTACGAGCCATCGGGTCACAGTCTTCGCTGCAGCCACTCACCCTGCTGCTGTGGTGCAAGATCGTTCACAGACAGTATGGAGATGAGAGCAGGTGGCTGGTTTCAATGCGCTTGTATTTACaacaggcagcaggctggatATGGCCCGTGGGCCTGTTTGTGAATCCCTGGTCTAAGTCATCAAATTCAGAATGCAAAAAGACTGAACAAGTGTCTTCAAAGTGGAGATGTCACTGATAAGTAGGTGTAGCAAGGGCCAAGCCATGTGCATGGGCTTTATGTTGCTATTTGCTTTGCCTTTTAACTCTCATGGAAAGGATACGGGATGGATAATTTTGGGGGGCAAGCAGTTCCCTCTGGGTGTACTCAATTCAGGGCCAGGTCAGCAGCCTCTGGGGCTTCCTGATGTTTCAGAACAGAAGAGGCAAAACAATACGGTGGATGTTTAAAGAGCTTGGGCAAACCCTCACTCTAAAAGGCCCTAGAGGAGGGGAGTCTCTGAGGAGAATGCCTGAAGGATGTTTCTGTATTTCCAGGTAAGGTCCAGATTCAAGTGTGACTTGAAAGTTTGGGTGCGAACAGGTACTCTCTAGGCCTGATTTCTTGTTACATGCTGTCTACCCCTAGATCTAAGAAAGAGACTGGTTGACAAGAGACACAGATCTGTCCAGTGTTTCATTCTCAGGACGCTGTATAACAGCATTATGAATTGCAGTCAGTCACTGACAATGACGAATAAGAGACTATAGCGAAACGGGACAGtaaggaataaaaactatattgtataatatgaaaataatatagcaGGAATTACTGGTTTGGGGagcataaaggagaaataaatgatttaaatattgaATTGCTGACAGAATACAGGTTTAGATTAAGATGGGAGGAGGGTCATTAGATACAAACATTAACAAGTCAAATACCAGAGCCATTCTTGTCAGAGAATATCAGCAGCGCTCAGCCCACGAGACGTTAATATTTTACAGCCAGTGAGGGCACATGTGAGCCGCCCGATGTCTGACGCTGAGACTGACTAATGCTCAGCGTGAGCTATAATCTCAAAAGCCACCTTCTTGGTATACGGGCATTTCAGTTTGCAGGaacaatcaggaaaaagacatATGGACCTCAAGGCAGCTCATAAAATACACAACCTGATTACTACCACTTTGCTAAGATCCCTCTGAGAACTACACAACTCTCTAAGTCAAAGCCTGAACATCTTTCTGCCTCAACCTACCTGAGGGATGTAACATACTCCTATTCGAAAGCACAGCTCCTTCATTCTGGCCGGGATCCTCAGCCATCACGCCATGCTCTGGGCAGAGCCCCAGGTGAGACTCATAGCTCTGAATTAAGGTCTAACAGCTGGTACCACAAATGGAATCTGAAAACTATTGTCTCGCATATTTTACATGCTTTTGTGAAGAAAGCTAGGAATGCAGATACCTTGTCACCTTGGCCCAAGTTCTCTGATTTAACCTCATATAAAGTTTTCCAGTTGGTGTTGCTCCCTCCTATTCCTCCACCCTTTAGATCAGAGATGGAAATGCCAGCTAAGGCTTGTCCTTCCGAGTCaaacctaaaaaacaaagaatagcaGGCACTATATATGCTTATTGAATACGATACTTGTTCCTACATGCTATATACGGGCTATCCACTCCCCACccaacttcttctttttctttttttcttttttgggctgtgttgggtcttcgttgcgcaggctttctctacctgTGGCGAGCgcaggctactcttcgttgcagtacgtgggcttcttattgtggtggcttctcttgttgtggagcacggattctagatgtgcgggcttcagtagttgtggcacacgggcttcagtagttgtggcacgtgggctcagcagttgtggcatgcaggctcagtagttgtggctcatggtctctagagcggcctcagtagttgtggtgcacgggcttagttgctctgcagcatgtgggatcttcccggaccagggctcgaacccgcgtcccctgcattggcaggcggattcttaaccactgcgccaccagggaagccccgcccccaccccccacccctcacccaacTTTCATAGGTCATGGCCAAGTGAGCTGATGGTAGTATCTTCCTCATTGTATCTTAAGTCTATTGAAGAAATGGAATGACCTCTTTTTTATCTCAATTGCTTTGATGCCCCCCAGTGGTCAAGAAAGACAGTGCCCAACGACCACAGAAACTTTTATTGAATTAGCTTTGCATTATCAACACTGGCCGGAGGGCCCAAGGCCTAAAAACAGTAACCTGGaaagtcaacaacaaaaaaagccacaATGGAGAGCTGTAGTATAGTTCTTTGGGCTACTGATGCTCATTTTTGCTCAGCAGCTGCATTTTTATCATCACTGAAATGTATCAGGATAGAAAGGGACAGTTGACATATTTTAACAGGGTAGCAAAAAGTGTTCCCACGGTGAAAGATCTTTTAAGCCTGGTATAATTTCAAAAGATTATAAGATTCAAAGTAATTTATTAGAaggtatttttctgtttccttgtagATTTACCCTCTTAGCGAGATTTTACTCatgccaatatatatatatatatttttttaagttattttcttttttcaattttatttttggctgtgttgggtctttgttgctgcatgggggctttctctagttgcggcgagcaggggttactctttgttgtggtgcgcgggcttctcattgctgtggcttctctttttgcggagcacaggctttaggcacgtgggcttcagtagttgtggcacgcgggctcagtagttgtggctcacgggctctagagtgcaggctcagtagttgtggcgcacgggcttagttactctgcggcatgtgggatcttcctggaccagggattgaacccacatcccctgcattggaaggcggattcttttttttttttcggtatgcgggcctctcactgttgtggcctctcccgttgcggaacacaggctctggacgcgcaggctcagcagccatggctcacaggcccagccgctctgtggcatgtgggatcttcccggaccaggcacgaacccgtgtcccctgcatcggcaggcagactctcaaccactgcgccaccagggaagcccggaaggtggattcttaaccactgagcgcgccaccagggaagtcacattTATGCTGTTATTAAAGTTGAAATTAATTTatgttaaattattataaaattgatTACATTTCTTGATCACATATCAGCTAATATGAAGGAAAGGGGGCCCGAGAGGAAGTGTCTCAGAAACATACTTGTGGCAGGGAAGAGTCTGAGATTAAAAACATGCCGATGTTACCCAAAAGGAGGATAACTAGAAGTAACCACATACAGAACAGGCTCCTTACAAAGAGAGCATGGAACAGAATGGATGCCACCCTAAGCTGCAGACAATTGCCTTGTTGTTCTGTCAGATCAGCGGCTAAATCTGTCACAGAGGCACAGCAAGCGCCATAAATCTGTTTCACCACAACTAGCTACATGAGTTTACGGTTTCAAAAACTCCAAGGAGACATTTGCCAGCGAAGACAGCTAACCGGAGTCAACAGAGCAAGGAGAGAGGCAGCCCTTCTTACAGTAAAAACGCCACATCGTTGCAACCAAGATCTAAACATCTCCAGTCCTTGCCTAGTGGGACGTGGACACTGAGCTTCTCTTTGATCAATGCCAAGTTCTTTTATTCTAGAGGCAGCCATGTCTTTTTATGTTGACTGGGATCACAATTATCGACAAGAAAAATACGAAGACCTTAATGTGGGCACGCAATTGAACTGGGGTCGAGCTCCAGAGCCTGAAAGGAAATCAAGCAATAAGAACAAACCAAAGCTGTGATTACATCTGGTCAGGTTATTAACGAATGGGCCTTCCCTTATAATGCGATGCCAGCTACCAGAAGAGTTAAATACAGATCCACAGGGACCACACGCACAAGGCTGGCTTAAGTGACATGATCATGCCAGTAGACATTTCATGAAACTATTCAAATACTAGTGCAACTGGTTCACATTAGGCTCAAACAAAAGTGGGGAGTATGTAATATGAGCTAATTCCTTAGTCACTCAAACCCTAAGACATGGTTGGAAACCAACACACTCCCCCCTGTGACCACAGCTACACAAATTATTTAAGCTCAAGCTAGTTCCAGGGCTTTCCCTGACCACATCAATGCTTGCACACCATGCTGCAGCTTGAAGTGCTCTTTTAAAGCATCGTTTTAACACCCTGAACAGCTAGACATAGTGAGGAGATTTTAGTAGGCTCTCCTCATCCCCCGAGCGCTTCACGAATAACAACACAATGCCCACAAAGGCCCATTGTGCCCACCGCACTTGAGCAGAGTCCAGTGAATACATACTAGAAGATGCAATCGGCACCAGAGACTGGACGGAAAAAGCAGCACTCTCTCCCCTGACGCCGCAGAAGCCCACAGCTTTGAGTCATGAAAAGAAAGATGCCTCCGCTCACAGAGCTTCACCGTACAGCTGCTACCACCGGCCTCACCTGCTTCGCAGGATCCAGGTCAGCAGGCAGCATTCCCGCCCTAATTGCTCCCTGCGACTCTCCAGGTTTGTCATGGGATTACAGGTCTGTCAGTCGAAGGGCTTTAGAGCCATCCTTTCAGAAGGCACAATGTCTCCAAGAAATACAGGCACTGCTCCACCCAGAAACGAAGCTCTCTGCTTGGCAGACAGCTCATATACCGATCGTGGGAACCAAAAGAACCAGCTCTTCTCCAAACTAAGGCTCAAATAACCCTTGTGTTTAGCCCCATAAAACCTACCATCCACGAAGCTTGTAGGCCTCTGGGATGTCAGGGTTCACAATGACGGTACTCGAAGACAGTACAGAGAGGCTCCGTCCACcaaaatcagaaactctggctCCTTTGATCGCCATCACGGGTTGTCTAGAACCATCAAATCTATCAGCCTGCATAACAACAAAGACACCAAACAAATACAAACAATTGTCACTAGCGGGAAGAATGCACAAAACATTTTTACAGAAAACAAGGGAAACAGCCAACAGTAGAGTGAATGCAATAAATGGCACATGGAATCTATACAAGAGAAACTCACACACATCAAAACTAATCGAGAATTAGAGGAAAGAGCGTTTCACTATGTGAAATCTAAATCAGCAAATCTCACAGAAGTAAATCAAATTAAGGTTTTCAAATACTCCCCAGATAGTCCAACCCTTCATTAGGAAGGGTCTACACAGCCGACATGGCCAAAGCCCCACCGCTTCCGGGGCAAGACCACCACCCTGGAAGCTCTTTACGTCTTTGCCTCTCCGCACGTGCTCTGACCTCTCAACGCGGGTACTCACATCTTCTCCCCACAGAGTAGCATTCACCACTTTCCCTGACATGTCCATCAAATAGATATTCCTCTTAGAGACTTCTCTGTTGTTAGACTTCACTGTGATTTTAGTGACATCTTCATAGCTCTTGCAGATTCCGATTATGTCTAAAACACAGGCACAACATTTTAGCAAGAGATGGTCAAGGCTCCCATTACAGCATGACCAGAGGTTGGACAGCAGCAACACATGCCTCCCCTATGTGTTGCAAACAGAACTAATAATCACCACTCTCTTCATTCTCGCACACATACTTACCTACAAGTGAGTCTTTAGGCTTGTTCTCTAGGTCACCAACCCCTGTGAAATCAAACTGGACTGTGGGTAAATGATGACCATCTTCACAGGGCATGACAGAAGTCTCATTATTGAAGGTCATCTCATAGTCGTTTTTGACGGCTGTGaactgtttgttggcaatcttcaGGGTGCCTTTAGAGAAGTAATAGACCTGTAAAAGAGGCCAAGCTATGGAACGTGCGATAGGCCATCAAATTGGATATAAAAACCCTTTACAGATCACATAGCTCTCCAACAGACAGCATCCCTTCACCCCATCGCTCGGCTGTTCCCATTCTAGACTCCATGCTACTGTACCTTGTTCACATCAATAAGAGGAAAGAACTTGTCCGCTTGCTCGTTGAAAGCAGTCGCTCTGATTTCGCCCTGCAGAAGCATGCGAGAACAGGTTAGAATTGGGGAGTTCAAGTTTTACCAGTGAAAAACAGGACATCTTAGTGTcaaaatgacatctttaaagcAGTAGCACAGTCACCCCAGAAACACACAGTTCACAGTCACATATTCAAGTTAGTAACCCTGATGAAACAACCCAAGTTTAACTGGTTGATCCCGTTACTGTGCTTCGTTAACCTCAAGTTagaaacctaaaaaaataaataaataaaaattttcgaACACTGAGTGACACGACCGAAGCCCCCAGGGAAGTGTGCTGAGCCACTGTGATTCACCAGTTTCCCTCATGTTTGCACCCAGCGAGGAACTGCTTCATACTCAGGAGTCACTgccaaaaatgttaaaaacaagtCATACTTTCAAGTTGCTTGTGATtggattttcacttttacttttcCATCAGTCAAAATGCTACAGATGGAGAAGAAACTTAAATTAACAGCTGAATTTTTAGCCAAATGACAGATGATACCAataatttggttaaaaaaaaattaggttctGACACCGATTCTGCCCTCACAGCCAATACATTTTAGGGTATTATcccatctttgaaaaaaaataaaataaaataaaaacaaaccaactgtTATTTTCGGCCCTGTTAGAGGTTTCAACAAATAGGAAATATGCAGCAGTTTGAAAAGAATGCTTGAAGTATACATTAGGAGTTATAAACAAaactaatggggcttccctggtggcgcagtggttgagagtacgcctgccgatgcaggggacacgggtttgtgccccagtccgggaggatcccacatgccgcggagcggctgggcccgtgagccatggccgctgagcctgcgcgtctggagcctgtgctccacaatgggagaggccacaacagtgagaggtccgcgtaccgcaaaacaaaaaacaaagaacaaaaaaaaaaccctaatggaCAGAGAAATAGCATGACAAGACTTTGTGGAGACTCCACAACATGGCTTTTTCGTCTCTTCATCATGGTTTGGTCTTGTTTAAGAAAAGCatatagagggacttccctggtggtgcagtggttaagaatccgcctgccaatgcaggggacaagggtttgatccctggtctggaaagatcccacatgccacggagcaactaagcccgtgtgccacaactactgagcctgcacgctagagcccacgagctacaactactgaagcccgcgcgcctagagcccgcgctctgcaacaagagaagcaaccgcgatgagaagcctgtgcaccgcaacgaagagtagcccccgcttgtcacaattagagaaagcctgtgtgcagcagtgaagacccaacacagccaaaaataaataaataaatttattaaaaaaaaaaaaaaagaaagaaaagaaaagcatatacTGTCTGCACAGCCAGAATCCATCTCCCACAGAACCGATCACTTATCACATATCAAGGCTGCTTCATGCCTTCTGCTGTGGCCCAAAGCTCCACTTGGCTCCTAAGCAGACATAACCCCCGGGGCTTCGACTAAGGCTGCCAGCAAGTCAGACAGTGTCTCTGGTTTCTCCTGCCCGTGAGGCTACTTACCTTTAGAAAACTAATTTCTACTGCTACAAATGCGTTTGTTTGAGATCAAggattttatttatgattttaaccCTTTGCCCCCAGACAGCATCAGAAGACTAcaatagaagaaaaacaagaagaatcGTGTTTCTTCTTGGCTTACTATTGTTTTTCACCTCACAGTCCTGCACAGAGATGAGCCCTGTTTCTCAGAGTCGAAGACTCCTCTTTCCCCACTTGACAAATACTCACACTCTCATCAACTAGTTCTATAGAGAAGAGTTTCCCTTCCCCTCGGGAATTGCTCCAGGTACGGATCTGACTTTTGTTGGTAACACGAGCACAAATAGTCCACCTAAAAACCAAATAGATTATATTAGTGTTTGGAGTCTTACCTGGGAAAGATCTGAAAGGTTCCCTATCATCTTCTTATAGCCTTTCTTATCTTATGCATATTCCATTTTTCAGTGTAAGCTGTATTTTAATCCAGCTAATTAAAACCCCACGATGACATCCAGGTTTGACAGTTTGTAGAATAAGCAAATAGTAAAACACACAAGGTGATTTAACACTGACTCATTCTCCTgtcaaataagtaaatttatgaaCGCTCTCCCTCCTCCAAAAAGCATCACCAAGGCAACACTATCCCCTTAATGAAAGGTTCTCAGCTAGAAAATGCAGTAATACCAGCAATTATATTTTGCCGCTATTTTCAATCATGGGAACTGATATAACTGACGTCAAACTTCTGTCTCGTTTCCAAGACACACTGAATACAAATACAGGGGTATGGAACGCGGTGTTGGTTCAGGCACCAAAAGAAAACACTCTCAAGCACTATGACCTCAGACAGAGGCCACTAAGAAAGGAGATACGAGGTCTGACACCCAGTCCTAGGGCCCATCCTGAGCGGAGGTGCTGGCACATTAGCTACCTTACTCATAATTTCACAGGGGAACAGATCTGCCCTATATTGCAaagaactgaagaacaaacaaaaacatagctGAAAGAATTCTGAAACGAGTACTCACTAATTTTCCACagctaaaattaattttgaatggAAAGAAGTCATATAAAAGAAATATCTGTTCAGGCTATATTACTATGGTTAATACAAACAGCACAGATTCTTTTAGCCAACTAAATCAGAGTAATAATTTTTAGACTAAAAGTCACCTATTTATATGGTAAGATGAAATACCTTCTGAATTAGAAAATTTATTCTTACTCATAGGACTACCAACTGATTCTTGAAAcattatatcttttaaatttcaaattcttttaaaacGAATGAAATTCCATAGGCTATGAATGATTGCTCTTTTTGCCATTCTTTTATTGAGAGTTAAAGGTTGCCACAATTTGTTATCTCCTCCCcctctagagaaaaaaaaaggaggaaacctATTTTAGGTGTGGTAATCCTGAAGTTCACATATAAGTAACTCAAGAGCCCATAATAAcctcttatattcttttctaagtCCCTTCTAAACTTATTCCATGAAATAACTCACTTGGACTGGTAAGGGGTGAGGCTGGCAATGGGTACCACTTTGGCCTGTGTTGCCCCGGAGCTGTTCCCTAGGCTGGTACCTCCAGGTTTTGCAAATGTCTTTGAGGCACCAAAAGTCTTAGATACAGTAgaacctttaaaaacaaacacaaagaaggagaatcattattttatttaaattttatagtaagttttgcAAGAACTCTCAATTACTAGTGACATCATACAAGATGAGAGacaaagtttttccttttaaataatcaagagatTTGGACATCAAACAGAGACTGAAACAGGAGGCTAGAGGCAGATCTAGGAAGAAGGCTGGGCACACAGATGTTCACGACTGTATCTGCTGACTTACACCCTGAGGTCGAGATAATAATGGTAATGAATCCAGACACTGCTATTTCGGAGGTCAACCCTCTTAAACTTTTCCCGTGTTATCAACAGGCAGGATAAtgggtcagagaaagaaaatcaacCTTCTTGACTGGTAAAACTGATGACAAGTCACTAGTTGcataagagaaaaagcaaaaggaaatgctagGAATTAAGGGACACAGTGGGTGAACCATTCGAGGTGAAGGATACCTATCATAAATATATCGCCTCAAAACATCCCCAGAAAACTCCCAGTTCTCAA harbors:
- the RPA1 gene encoding replication protein A 70 kDa DNA-binding subunit isoform X2, with translation MSFAIMQQGVTGITPILQVINIRPIATGNNPPRYRLLMSDGLNTLSSFMLATQLNPLVEEERLSSNCICQINRFIVNTLKDGRKVIILMELEVLKSGEEVGLKIGNPVPYNEGQGQQPAVPPPVSAASPPASRPQQQNGSSGVGSTVSKTFGASKTFAKPGGTSLGNSSGATQAKVVPIASLTPYQSKWTICARVTNKSQIRTWSNSRGEGKLFSIELVDESGEIRATAFNEQADKFFPLIDVNKVYYFSKGTLKIANKQFTAVKNDYEMTFNNETSVMPCEDGHHLPTVQFDFTGVGDLENKPKDSLVDIIGICKSYEDVTKITVKSNNREVSKRNIYLMDMSGKVVNATLWGEDADRFDGSRQPVMAIKGARVSDFGGRSLSVLSSSTVIVNPDIPEAYKLRGWFDSEGQALAGISISDLKGGGIGGSNTNWKTLYEVKSENLGQGDKPDYFSSVATVVYLRKENCMYQACPTQDCNKKVIDQQNGLYRCEKCDSEFPNFKYRMILSVNIADFQENQWVTCFQESAEAILGQSTAYLGELKEKNEQAFEEVFQNANFRSFTFRIRVKLETYNDESRIKATVMDVKPVDYREYGRRLITSIRRNAAAM
- the RPA1 gene encoding replication protein A 70 kDa DNA-binding subunit isoform X3, with the protein product MVGHLSEGAIANIRPIATGNNPPRYRLLMSDGLNTLSSFMLATQLNPLVEEERLSSNCICQINRFIVNTLKDGRKVIILMELEVLKSGEEVGLKIGNPVPYNEGQGQQPAVPPPVSAASPPASRPQQQNGSSGVGSTVSKTFGASKTFAKPGGTSLGNSSGATQAKVVPIASLTPYQSKWTICARVTNKSQIRTWSNSRGEGKLFSIELVDESGEIRATAFNEQADKFFPLIDVNKVYYFSKGTLKIANKQFTAVKNDYEMTFNNETSVMPCEDGHHLPTVQFDFTGVGDLENKPKDSLVDIIGICKSYEDVTKITVKSNNREVSKRNIYLMDMSGKVVNATLWGEDADRFDGSRQPVMAIKGARVSDFGGRSLSVLSSSTVIVNPDIPEAYKLRGWFDSEGQALAGISISDLKGGGIGGSNTNWKTLYEVKSENLGQGDKPDYFSSVATVVYLRKENCMYQACPTQDCNKKVIDQQNGLYRCEKCDSEFPNFKYRMILSVNIADFQENQWVTCFQESAEAILGQSTAYLGELKEKNEQAFEEVFQNANFRSFTFRIRVKLETYNDESRIKATVMDVKPVDYREYGRRLITSIRRNAAAM
- the RPA1 gene encoding replication protein A 70 kDa DNA-binding subunit isoform X1 produces the protein MVGHLSEGAIAAIMQQGVTGITPILQVINIRPIATGNNPPRYRLLMSDGLNTLSSFMLATQLNPLVEEERLSSNCICQINRFIVNTLKDGRKVIILMELEVLKSGEEVGLKIGNPVPYNEGQGQQPAVPPPVSAASPPASRPQQQNGSSGVGSTVSKTFGASKTFAKPGGTSLGNSSGATQAKVVPIASLTPYQSKWTICARVTNKSQIRTWSNSRGEGKLFSIELVDESGEIRATAFNEQADKFFPLIDVNKVYYFSKGTLKIANKQFTAVKNDYEMTFNNETSVMPCEDGHHLPTVQFDFTGVGDLENKPKDSLVDIIGICKSYEDVTKITVKSNNREVSKRNIYLMDMSGKVVNATLWGEDADRFDGSRQPVMAIKGARVSDFGGRSLSVLSSSTVIVNPDIPEAYKLRGWFDSEGQALAGISISDLKGGGIGGSNTNWKTLYEVKSENLGQGDKPDYFSSVATVVYLRKENCMYQACPTQDCNKKVIDQQNGLYRCEKCDSEFPNFKYRMILSVNIADFQENQWVTCFQESAEAILGQSTAYLGELKEKNEQAFEEVFQNANFRSFTFRIRVKLETYNDESRIKATVMDVKPVDYREYGRRLITSIRRNAAAM